In one window of Bombus fervidus isolate BK054 chromosome 4, iyBomFerv1, whole genome shotgun sequence DNA:
- the Pps gene encoding protein partner of snf isoform X4, with amino-acid sequence MSSSYIIEPQESGSGKKDDTLIIIVNDDGTISVDQETLQTLIMNQSNANVSVVRVGQAETDTENGDITLTVDPPMFTSAAINSGGTSTDATSLVDPFMEMDPEQLERLETALQSEEAKQILGENVTAMLDMLTVEEQQNSIRYSVKLDHCYTSRLSPSDPKPRDPLPVIDSPTSDDSLQYAHQHSPAPGTSKTSSPVREAENTVVIKPKATTKTGKPVGRPRKNIPPTTVPTCNSNTRSSASITSTPKSVGHPVSRNLLQQDQGRSNDEDEDELNSSTESSDSEPPSDNDSDFGPRGPRRGGIRARGGRKGLTTRGGSMVATRRRGPNKQMDMEQVRRLDMEMAAAVNAMKSPEKDEKSGGFGFAKGKRQLKTVIGRKKEESQRNESSSIINQDVSVNFEKPLQTTNQVKANLINANMVKGDMILTKPGQGRANQKVTFVQKQVLMKSNDLKNIDVKKQVILPKGKFFNQTGTKFFATKDGKLVQIPVTTKAMTSNLSITQMKGVIPQVSPTQQPAMVQTQISNVQQQQSQQLAKVTTPAVISKIKSCDPKKEKRKPDGLESVTKIEIDTNKTTDIKVFDGMKKHAKKENRKSPAYMVDTLGPALFSTPDIIRRVGTNGDSKVQENVVTPSVAVVSSGNSLMQVTHSPSSSSTSTSPITSNRSGIISMSSDRTTHSETSISTEKRQSHDCLVENHEAESKPGVKSNVSNVSEEPALDSGKSGAIEGEEHLLATLEMEASKHEEELLAEALLLQEELGVDLAEHAALVEQGGSVASESITSNNMLIPSLITSEQEGAKSLDASATIIVTTTMTSTATVATVATTSANTNELKETGKKFVKEDKEPIQIIRGGRVITLPPIEAPATRSKRLQNKSTESVQKSFEPAKRMEKHGSYSVQTMQQRASSQSIKHEIRANIDQGEKNECAIRAEEENIEEEAEEEEDEEEEDTKEKERKQVGDEDEEEEEEEEEEDNSDSEDDPDRLWCICKRPHNNRFMICCDVCEDWFHGKCVHVSKAMGQQMEEKGIEWVCPNCAKKKDDETKAKLSTQNASGKQRIQSDTVFENTKNLPMVNQSSTTGETSPLIQSGCDYGGVQYSSNMQCVVCKKEARNSSIYCSDACILAHAQETLTKDKPIPGPTISPKGTRSSPFDPASKSKPDARVIVFERKSGRILTGSDAPTRSNLRTWLKEHPTFEVVGTNNLGALQIGKTITTIQTQIPGKTTKSALLSPAKGQNLPKMTYAKVPGSKQMILTAGNKKFTLISGGQQQQLQLQQQQLQQQQQQQQQQQQQQQQTQPTSTKSIQMKQTLLSASNKSPLLLKTTKLITQPQIKQLGVAVSPKQTPNAKKQEAKQAVVQSKQQQIKPSPPRKPETEPIRLNIRKTLTELLSSRIKETEDLKLTDEEIADLAYNIELELYKYFKDTGAKYKAKYRSLVFNIKDTKNLTLFRKIADRSLTPDAVVRLSPDEMASQELAEWREKETKHQLEMIKKNELDLMAQAKSIVVKTHKGEQIIENDGGIDHVDPKTPVQDIVTALNSADSISSTVDDMEKDLEKAIDEERLKSKEDAKKLRNLDDKKRKEKDKDRGREKERDKEKERGKEKESNRSKGASDRRGRSISRSRHKHGRDDRERSKTREKSRERRSRDKEGKREREKDRDKEKERDRERDRERSRTRDREKLKVREKSSRDKAKQKEKDREKEKERERHRSNENILRSRNSNFAYSELKNVDKREDEKKREMEKKEELSGLTGTSAGKSIEDRLWRHIEDEATTNIIDGNDSDVSDREPSSTVNIKTPDINEEVDREREQESSSTVEGETPKAGGWQTVWRGFVNMVDVAKFFITAQEVSGHAKDLMDDLPDTVDVVGRISHETVWDYISKMKKTGSKEILVIRLTAANDEEKIPYITLYSYLNSRSRLGVVGNVSKNIKDFYIMPFSSQSTIPQVLLPLNGPGFEEHRPHLLLGIIVRNKRKRPAGISSTNIPMKLSKKDTDRSYTPPLIGASKDKSSNVSNATIIASTSVTSTATPTIPISSPSLATATSTYHKTPATTVSTTESTKEKQHPVTQTTLDNLNRAHIGMSRSTLLDTATICKIVPELSSKIDLTSSPGKVPLEDDGDEPYSPGQMDEEDIDLDLRNCPTSTSVTTVAPISGSLGIHDVTTLDNGIISSSKNSTELQRKMEELNRQIEEQKQQIQNISSSFLGESTPTLPGLGLDPPPNDECEEAYSPSDTRSFTPPPPTGISKFTQPILEKVSNITIPPNLQEILANVKRQESSKVDPYLPSKPSATFLTTANSSIYQNSEKYSSSPGVKLTISGLNKSNSEKPIVESSSNHRESISKEKESKGTLSSLSDLDLIRKAEEELAAVAAASATVVPGNRVTENSVPSSLSGTTTALPSIMGTTASPSLISQASANLSSLTSTDSPTHEGIPYKNPFPEPFKRNIAPEQPKPPGLEDEDFPPFPSTPPNLENNVSKTTSSHSKFVPKSGIVLSVKRKVNDDVPPTSPSTSSKIIRVKSRWGQGPSESID; translated from the exons ATGTCTAGCTCGTACATTATCGAGCCACAAGAGAGCGGATCAGGAAAGAAGGATGATACGTTAATTATCATTGTCAATGATGATGGTACTATATCCGTCGACCAAGAAACTTTGCAGACTTTAATTA TGAATCAATCTAATGCAAATGTCAGCGTTGTTAGAGTAGGACAAGCAGAGACAGACACAGAAAATGGAGATATTACATTAACTGTAGATCCTCCAATGTTTACATCTGCTGCAATTAATTCTGGTGGTACATCTACTGATGCAACCAGTTTAGTCGATCCTTTTATGGAAATGGATCCAGAACAGTTGGAACGATTAGAGACAGCTTTACAAAGTGAAGAGGCAAAACAAATTCTTGGAGAAAATGTCACAGCTATGCttg ATATGTTAACAGTAGAGGAACAACAAAACTCTATAAGGTATAGTGTTAAGTTGGATCACTGCTACACAAGTAGATTATCACCTTCCGATCCAAAACCGAGGGATCCATTGCCTGTTATCGATTCACCTACTTCCGACGATAGTTTACAATATGCGCATCAACATTCACCTGCTCCTGGAACATCCAAAACATCGTCGCCTGTCCGCGAAGCTGAGAATACTGTCGTGATCAAGCCAAAGGCTACAACCAAAACT GGCAAACCAGTTGGTCGACCGCGAAAAAATATCCCTCCGACAACTGTTCCTACCTGTAATAGTAACACGAGATCATCGGCCAGTATAACAAGTACGCCTAAATCCGTCGGACATCCAGTTTCAAGGAATTTATTGCAGCAGG ATCAAGGAAGATCTAATGACGAGGATGAGGACGAATTAAATTCGTCCACTGAATCATCCGATTCAGAACCACCATCTGATAATGATTCAGATTTTGGTCCACGAGGTCCAAGAAGGGGTGGTATAAGAGCTAGAGGTGGTAGAAAAGGGCTTACTACCAGAGGAGGAAGTATGGTAGCTACTCGTAGAAGAGGGCCCAACAAACAAATGGATATGGAACAAGTTCGTCGATTAGATATGGAAATGGCTGCTGCTGTAAATGCCATGAAGAGTCCagagaaagatgaaaaatcgG GAGGATTTGGTTTCGCTAAAGGCAAGAGACAGCTTAAAACCGTTATTGGTCGGAAGAAAGAGGAATCGCAACGCAACGAATCGTCTTCGATAATAAATCAAGATGTGTcggttaattttgaaaaaccGCTGCAGACGACGAACCAAGTTAAAGCGAATTTGATCAATGCTAATATGGTTAAGGGCGACATGATTCTTACAAAACCAGGACAGGGAAGAGCTAATCAAAAAGTTACTTTTGTACAAAAGCAAGTGCTTATGAAGTCGAATGACCTTAAAAATATCGACGTAAAGAAGCAGGTGATTCTTCCTAAagggaaattttttaatcaaaccGGAACCAAATTTTTCGCGACCAAAGATGGCAAACTGGTCCAAATACCTGTAACTACTAAAGCTATGACGTCAAACTTATCGATAACGCAAATGAAAGGAGTGATACCACAAGTGTCGCCAACACAACAGCCTGCCATGGTACAAACTCAGATTTCAAATGTGCAACAGCAGCAATCCCAACAGTTGGCTAAAGTGACAACGCCTGctgttatttcaaaaattaaatcttgcgatccgaagaaagagaaacgaaaaccTGACGGTCTTGAAAGTGTTACGAAAATAGAAATCGATACCAATAAAACAACAGACATCAAAGTTTTTGATG GTATGAAAAAACATGCAAAGAAAGAGAATCGTAAATCGCCAGCATACATGGTGGATACTTTAGGTCCTGCTCTTTTTTCAACCCCAGATATTATTCGTCGTGTTGGTACGAATGGTGATTCGAAAGTACAAGAAAATGTAGTAACACCGTCTGTAGCTGTTGTTTCTTCTGGAAATTCTCTTATGCAAGTAACACATTCACCTTCATCATCGTCGACATCGACATCACCCATAACATCAAATCGTTCAG GTATTATTTCTATGTCTTCCGACCGAACTACACATTCTGAAACTTCTATCTCTACGGAAAAGCGACAAAGTCACGATTGTTTGGTAGAAAATCATGAAGCAGAGTCTAAGCCGGGTGTAAAATCTAACGTATCTAATGTATCAGAAGAACCAGCCCTGGATTCGGGTAAGTCGG GCGCTATAGAAGGCGAGGAACATCTACTAGCTACATTGGAAATGGAAGCTAGTAAACACGAAGAGGAATTACTGGCTGAAGCGTTATTATTACAAGAAGAACTTGGAGTCGACTTGGCTGAACAT GCTGCGCTTGTAGAACAAGGAGGAAGCGTTGCATCGGAGTCAATAACTTCAAATAACATGCTTATTCCTTCTTTGATCACATCCGAACAAGAAGGTGCTAAATCGCTGGATGCTTCTGCGACAATAATCGTAACAACAACTATGACAAGCACAGCAACAGTTGCAACGGTGGCAACAACTAGCGCGAATACAAATGAACTGAAAGAGACAGGGAAAAAGTTTGTCAAAGAGGATAAGGAACCTATTCAAATTATTCGTGGTGGGCGAGTAATTACGTTACCTCCCATCGAAGCACCAGCTACCAGAAGCAAACGATTACAAAACAAAAGTACAGAATCTGTTCAAAAATCATTTGAACCTGCCAAGCGGATGGAGAAGCACGG AAGTTACAGTGtacaaacaatgcaacaaaGGGCATCGTCGCAGTCTATCAAACACGAAATTCGTGCGAATATAGATCAAGGCGAGAAAAATGAATGCGCAATTCGGGCTGAAGAGGAAAATATAGAGGAGGAAGCcgaagaagaggaggatgaagaggaggaagatacaaaagagaaagagcggAAACAGGTCGGTgatgaagatgaagaagaggaagaagaggaggaggaggaggataATTCAGATTCAGAAGATGATCCTGATAGACTTTGGTGTATATGCAAAAGACCGCATAACAATCGTTTCATGATTTGTTGTGATGTATGCGAAGACTGGTTTCATGGAAAATGCGTACATGTCAGCAAAGCAATGG GTCAACAAATGGAGGAGAAAGGAATAGAATGGGTTTGTCCAAATTGCGCTAAAAAGAAGGACGACGAGACAAAAGCTAAATTGAGTACCCAGAATGCTTCTGGAAAGCAACGGATTCAATCCGACACTGTATTTGAGAATACAAAAAACCTCCCTATGGTTAATCAGAGTTCAACTACTGGAGAAACATCGCCTTTGATACAATCTGGTTGTGACTATGGTGGTGTTCAATATTCTAGTAATATGCAATGTGTCGTTTGTAAGAAAGAAGCAAGAAACTCGAGCATTTACTGTTCCGACGCATGTATACTTGCACATGCCCAAGAAACATTGACCAAAGACAAACCAATACCAGGACCAACAATTAGTCCAAAAGGAACAAGGTCGTCACCGTTCGACCCTGCTTCAAAGTCGAAACCCGATGCTCGAGTTATCGTTTTTGAGAGGAAAAGTGGAAGGATATTAACTG GTTCAGACGCTCCTACAAGATCAAATTTGCGTACATGGTTAAAGGAACATCCTACGTTTGAAGTGGTTGGGACGAATAATCTTGGTGCACTGCAAATAGGGAAAACGATTACTACTATTCAAACACAAATACCTGGTAAAACA ACAAAGTCTGCACTACTGTCACCCGCAAAAGGACAGAATCTTCCGAAGATGACGTACGCAAAAGTACCAGGTTCTAAGCAAATGATCTTGACAgcaggaaataaaaaatttacactTATCTCTGGTGGACAACAGCAGCAGCTACAactacagcaacaacaactacagcagcagcagcagcagcaacaacaacaacaacaacaacaacagcaaactCAACCGACAAGTACAAAATCAATACAAATGAAACAAACGTTATTGTCAGCGTCAAACAAGAGTCCTTTGTTATTAAAAACGACAAAATTGATTACTCAACCACAAATAAAGCAATTGGGTGTTGCTGTGTCACCGAAGCAAACACCAAATGCAAAGAAACAAGAGGCAAAACAGGCAGTCGTACAATCGAAACAACAGCAGATTAAACCAAGTCCACCAAGAAAACCTGAGACAGAACCTATAAgattaaatatacgaaaaaCTTTAACAGAATTGTTATCTAGCCgtataaaagaaacagaagattTGAAACTTACAGACGAGGAAATAGCGGACCTAGCTTATAATATCGAATTAgagttatataaatatttcaaagacaCCGGTGCAAAGTACAAAGCCAAATACAGAAGTCtcgtatttaatataaaagatacgaAGAATCTAACATTGTTTAGAAAGATAGCTGATAGATCGTTGACGCCGGATGCGGTGGTACGGTTAAGTCCTGATGAAATGGCCAGTCAAGAATTGGCTGAATggagggagaaagagacgaAGCATCAGTTAGAAATGATTAAGAAAAACGAATTAGATTTAATGGCTCAGGCTAAATCTATCGTCGTTAAAACGCACAAAGGTGAACAAATAATCGAGAACGATGGCGGTATCGATCATGTGGATCCAAAAACTCCTGTGCAAGATATCGTGACTGCATTGAACAGTGCTGACAGCATAAGTTCGACCGTGGATGATATGGAGAAAGATTTAGAGAAGGCAATCGACGAGGAAAGATTAAAAAGCAAGGAAGATGCGAAAAAATTGAGGAACTTGGATGataagaaaaggaaggaaaaggacAAAGATAGAGGtagggagaaagaaagagataaggagaaagaaaggggAAAGGAGAAGGAGAGTAATCGTTCAAAGGGTGCGAGCGATCGACGTGGTAGAAGTATCAGTAGAAGTAGACATAAACACGGTAGAGACGATAGGGAACGTAGTAAAACTAGAGAGAAAAGCAGAGAACGGAGGTCTCGAGATAAAGAAGGGAAGCGTGAACGAGAAAAAGATCGTGATAAGGAAAAAGAACGGGATCGTGAACGAGATCGAGAGAGGTCCAGAACTAGAGATCGGGAGAAATTGAAGGTCCGTGAAAAAAGTAGCAGAGATAAAGCTAAGCAAAAGGAGAAGGacagggagaaagagaaggaacgGGAACGACACAGaagtaatgaaaatattttgagaaGTCGCAATAGTAATTTTGCTTATTCcgaattgaaaaatgttgatAAAAGAGAagacgagaagaaaagagagatggaaaagaaagaggaattgTCAGGTTTAACGGGAACATCGGCCGGAAAATCTATCGAAGATCGGCTTTGGCGGCATATCGAAGACGAAGCAACTACCAACATCATCGATGGAAATGATTCCGACGTGTCGGACAGAGAACCTTCTTCAACGGTTAATATCAAAACACCAGACATTAACGAAGAAGTTGATAGAGAAAGGGAACAAGAATCATCATCGACTGTCGAGGGTGAAACTCCTAAAGCAGGAGGATGGCAAACGGTTTGGAGGGGTTTCGTTAACATGGTGGATGTTGCAAAATTCTTCATCACCGCGCAAGAGGTGAGTGGTCATGCGAAAGATCTGATGGACGACCTACCAGATACAGTCGACGTTGTTGGTCGAATAAGTCACGAAACTGTTTGGGATTATATCTCGAAGATGAAGAAGACCGGTTCGAAAGAGATTTTGGTAATTCGACTTACCGCAGCGAATGACGAAGAAAAGATTCCGTACATAACACTGTATAGTTATTTGAACAGTAGAAGTCGACTTGGAGTCGTTGGAAATGTTTCTAAGAATATAaaggatttttatataatgcCATTTTCAAGTCAAAGCACGATACCTCAAGTTCTATTACCTTTGAACGGGCCTGGCTTCGAGGAGCACAGACCGCATCTTCTTCTAGGAATTATTGTTCGCAACAAAAGAAAACGTCCCGCTGGCATATCATCTACAAACATACCGATGAAATTATCGAAGAAGGATACCGATCGAAGTTACACGCCACCTTTAATAGGTGCCTCGAAAGATAAGTCTAGCAATGTTAGTAACGCGACGATCATCGCATCTACCTCTGTTACCTCTACAGCGACGCCAACCATCCCGATATCGTCACCTTCCTTGGCAACCGCAACGAGTACATATCATAAAACACCGGCTACCACGGTCAGCACGACCGAGTctacgaaagaaaaacaacATCCCGTTACTCAAACCACTCTTGACAATTTAAATAGAGCACATATAGGAATGTCGAGGAGTACGTTACTCGATACCGCGACCATATGTAAAATAGTCCCCGAATTGTCGTCAAAGATCGATCTTACTTCTTCGCCTGGTAAAGTACCTCTCGAGGACGATGGCGACGAACCGTATAGTCCTGGCCAGATGGACGAGGAAGATATCGATCTTGACTTACGAAATTGTCCTACTTCGACATCAGTAACCACAGTAGCTCCGATATCTGGTTCATTGGGTATTCACGATGTTACTACGCTCGATAATGGTATCATTTCTTCCAGTAAAAATTCGACCGAACTCCAACGAAAAATGGAAGAACTAAATAGACAAATAGAAGAACAGAAGCAACAAATACAGAATATTAGTTCGTCGTTTCTCGGTGAATCAACGCCTACTTTGCCG GGTTTAGGGCTGGACCCACCGCCCAACGACGAATGCGAAGAAGCTTACAGTCCTTCGGACACGAGATCGTTTACACCACCACCACCTACGGGTATTTCAAAGTTCACTCAACCGATTCTCGAAAAAGTCTCGAACATAACGATACCTCCAAATTTACAAGAGATTTTAGCAAACGTCAAACGACAAGAGAGCTCTAAAGTAGACCCGTATTTACCTTCTAAACCTAGTGCCACGTTCTTAACTACTGCAAATTCTTCGATTTACCAAAATTCCGAAAAATATTCCTCATCGCCTGGTGTAAAACTTACTATTAGCGGATTAAATAAATCCAATTCGGAGAAACCTATAGTGGAATCGTCATCTAATCATCGAGAATCTATttcaaaagagaaagaaagtaaGGGTACTTTGAGCTCATTAAGCGATTTGgatttaattagaaaagcAGAAGAGGAACTAGCGGCCGTCGCAGCTGCATCTGCCACAGTAGTGCCAGGAAATAGGGTCACCGAAAATTCTGTTCCATCGAGTTTATCTGGAACAACAACAGCTCTTCCATCGATCATGGGAACCACTGCGTCTCCATCGTTAATCTCTCAAGCATCTGCAAATCTGTCAAGTTTAACTTCGACGGATTCTCCTACTCACGAGGGGATTCCTTACAAAAATCCCTTCCCAGAACCTTTCAAACGAAACATAGCCCCTGAACAGCCGAAACCACCAGGTCTCGAAGACGAGGATTTCCCTCCGTTTCCATCTACGCCACCAAACTTGGAAAACAATGTATCTAAAACGACATCTTCTCATTCAAAGTTCGTTCCAAAGAGCGGTATTGTGTTAAGCGTTAAACGGAAAGTTAACGACGACGTTCCTCCTACTTCTCCTTCCACTTCGAGCAAAATAATAAGAGTAAAATCTCGATGGGGTCAGGGTCCATCGGAATCGATCGATTAG